The following proteins are co-located in the Leptospira weilii genome:
- a CDS encoding helix-turn-helix domain-containing protein translates to MAQKQKKNDAKYKEEFPERLRQLRVMKKMSQEELGQLTDLNYNHIGRYERGDSRPSADKLKALAEALGVTTDYLLSGNSDNAARVNLEDQELLEMFRSVQQLPEEKKKSIKDLIEAYLFREKIRKDIVLVKK, encoded by the coding sequence ATGGCACAGAAACAGAAGAAAAACGACGCCAAGTACAAAGAGGAGTTCCCAGAGAGACTTCGCCAATTACGGGTCATGAAAAAAATGTCCCAGGAAGAACTTGGTCAATTGACCGACCTGAATTACAATCACATCGGTCGTTACGAAAGAGGTGATTCTAGACCATCCGCTGACAAGCTCAAAGCTCTTGCCGAAGCTCTCGGTGTAACTACCGACTATTTACTCAGTGGAAACTCGGACAATGCAGCCCGTGTGAATTTAGAGGACCAAGAACTTCTTGAAATGTTCCGAAGCGTCCAACAACTCCCCGAAGAAAAAAAAAAATCTATCAAAGATCTGATTGAAGCCTACTTATTTCGTGAAAAAATCCGTAAAGATATTGTACTTGTGAAAAAATAA